The following nucleotide sequence is from uncultured Draconibacterium sp..
CAAAATGAAGAATACTGGGGAAATGTAAATCCCATCGGAGTGCGCTCATGTTACGATGAAGGTAAACGTTGTGCCGAATCGCTGTTTGTGAATTACCACGTGCAGAACGACGTTTTGATAAAGATCATCCGCATTTTTAATACCTATGGCCCCAAAATGGAACCGGACGACGGACGTGTTGTTTCGAACTTTATTATGCAAGCCCTACAGGGAAAAGACATTACCATTTTTGGCGACGGACAACAAACCCGCAGCTTTCAGTATGTAAGCGATTTGATTGAGGGAATGATTCGTATGATGAAAACCGACGATGATTTTATCGGGCCGGTAAACATTGGTAATCCTGGAGAATTCACCATGCTTGAACTGGCCAGTGAAATTATCGACATTACCGGATCAAAATCCAAAATCGTTCACTTGCCACTGCCGCAAGACGACCCAACTCAACGTCAGCCGGATATTACTTTGGCTAAAGAAAAACTGAATGGCTGGGAGCCTACCATTCCTCTTCGGGAAGGATTAATAAAAACGATAGTTTATTTTGAGCAACTGCTGAAAGAAGAAGGCATTTAACCCTGTATTATTTCCAGCACCAGCTCTTTTGTCAATTTGCGTCCTGCAGCTTTTTCGCGAATGGCTTCAAACGAGAATTTAAAATCACAGCCCTCTTTCCAATTGCTGCAACCATAAGCGGTTTTGCCTTTTATAATTGCCCCGCCACATTTGGGGCATTTGGGTGTTGTATCAGCAGTTTTCTTTTCAGCCGGAGATTTATCCACAAACTCCACATTACAATCTTGGGTAAGCTGCAGAATACCTTCCACCTTTTTGTCACCCATTTTAAAACCTTTGAGTTTTGTGGTGGCACCTTTCTTCAGCAAGCGCTCAACCTGTTTATCGGTGAGCTTTTTCTCCATAAAAACGAAAGGCAGCCTGAAATCACAACCCTCTTTCCAACGGTTGCATCCATAAGCATTTTTACCTTTCAACACTTTCCCCTCCGAGCATTTCGGGCAGGTCATTTCTGCACTGCCGGTATCAACTGCCTTTTGCCCTTTTGCCTTTGCTCTTTTACCTTTGGCTTTCTTTTCCGGTTCCGGTGCAGCCAGTTTTACCGAGCTGCGATCGCGCATCACCTCTACGACCAGATCGTAAACCATACGTTTCATCTCGTAAATAAACTTCGAAGCGCTGTATTCTCCCTGCTCAATGTCACGCAACCGTTTTTCCCACTGTCCGGTTAATTCTGCCGATTTTAATAGTTCATTATGAATGATGTCAATTAGCTGAATTCCTACTTTTGTAGGATGTATCTGCTTTTTCTGTCGCTCGATATATTTGCGTCGGAACAAGGTTTCGATAATTGCTGCACGTGTCGACGGTCGCCCGATACCATTCGCTTTCATCAAATCCCGCAACTCATCGTCGTCAACATTTTTTCCGGCAGTTTCCATGGCACGTAGCAACGAAGCTTCGGTGTAATAACGCGGTGGTTTTGTTTCTTTTTCGGTAAACGACGGCTCGTGCGGCCCGTGTTCTCCTTTCTCAAAAACAGGCAGAATAGTATCGCCGTCACCACTCTTCGAATTCTCATCCTGAAAAACAACACGCCAACCGGGTTGCAGAATTTGTTTCCCTGTGGCTACAAACTGAACCGTATCAACTTCAGCCTTTACCTGTGTTTTTGCAACCTTACAGTCGGGATAAAACGCAGCCAGAAAACGTCGCGCAATGGCATCGTAAACCTTTTTTTCGTTACCGCCCAGCAATTTTTCTTCACCTGTTGGAATAATCGCATGGTGATCGGTAACTTTTTTATCGTTAAAAATTTTGGTCGACTTTCGGATTTTCTTTGCCAACAATGGCTGCGCCAACTCACTATAACTTTTTAGTCCCTTTAAAATTCCGGGTATTTTAGAATACTGATCGTTGGGCAAGAAAGTGGTATCAACACGCGGATAAGTAACTACTTTCATTTCGTACAAACGCTGTACGGTCTTCAGGGTTTCGTCTGCCGTTAATCCAAAACGCGTATTACAATGCACCTGCAAACTGGTAAGGTCGAAAAGTTTCGGCGCATATTCCTGTCCGTCTTTCTTTTCAACTTCGGTAATGTACAAATCCTTACCCAAAACCTGGTTCAGCAGTTTTTCTCCGTCTTCCTTTTTAAAGAACTTTCCTTCGGTATTGCTAAAAACCGTTTCGCGATAAGTGGTTTGCAACTCCCAGTAAGGTTCGGGGTTAAAATTCTCGATTTCGTAATGGCGCGTTACCAGCATCGCCAACGTTGGCGTTTGCACCCGCCCGATGGACAAAACCTGTTTGTAACCACCATATTTCAGCGTGTACAAACGTGTGGCATTCATTCCCAGCAGCCAGTCACCAATAGCGCGTGAGCTACCAGCATAATACAGATGATCAAATTTTTCTGCCGGTTCTAGTTTCTGAAAACCGGTTTTTATAGCTTCGTTAGTTAGCGATGAAATCCACAATCGTTTCACTTCGCCTTTGTAACCGGCTTCTTTCATCACCCAGCGTTGAATAAGCTCTCCCTCTTGTCCGGCATCACCACAGTTAATCACCTGTTCGGCTTTATCCAGTAAGCTTTTAATGGTATTGAATTGTTTCGTCACCCCACCGTCGCCAGTCATCACTTTGGTTTCGAAACGTTTGGGCAACATGGGCAGTGTTTGCAAATCCCAGCGTTTCCACTTCGAGTCGTAGTCCTCGGGCGGCCACAGCGTACAGAAATGACCAAAGGTCCAGGTTACCTGATAACCATTTCCCTCGTAATAACCATCTCTTCGCGAACCTGCCCCTATCACCTGGGCGATTTCTTTGGCAACACTTGGTTTCTCTGCAATACAAACAATCATAAGTGCTGCAAATATACAAGAATGACGTGGGATGAAAAAGGGAGTTATCAACAAGCTTTTAAGAAAGATGGATGAACAGATTGAATTCAATTGTTAAATTGTAAAATTGCAAAACTGCGACTGAGAACTGCGACTGAGACTTTTCCTCTCTCTCTGCAACTCTGTGGTAAAAATTAATTGTTGAATTGAAAAACTGTTAAATTGTACAATTGCAAACTGAGACTGAGAACTGCGACTAAAAACTTTTCCTCTCTCTGTGCAACTCCGTGTCTTCTCTGTGCAACTCTGTGGTAAAAATTAATTGTTGACAGCAAATACTTGTAACAGATCTCTCCTCGTTCCTCGTCGAGATGACAATTACTTTTGCTCCCGACGCTTCGGTCGGGATTTCGCTACGCTCAACTTTCTACTTTTAACTTTTGCCTTGAAACACTACCAAACCAAATCACAGGCATCGGCCGGCATCCAGTGTTTTTCTTTGCCATCCCATTTTACATTGCAGCCAATAGGGTTGGTTACCGGAACAGAAATTTCTTTTCCACTGGTTAACTCTTCCAGGGCATTAGCAAGATCGTTCACCTTTATTTTTGATGGATCGCGAGGACTGTCAACTCCCCTTCCCGTGTAAACCAATTCGCGGTTTTCATCAAAAACATAAAAGTGTGGAGTTCGCAGTGCACCATAAGCCAACGCAATTTCCTGCGACTCGTCATATAAATATTTCCACGGAAATTGGTGTTCTTTCATCCGTTCCACCATGTGGTCGAAATCATCCTCTTCGTAAGTATTTTTACTGTTCGAGTTAATTCCAACAAACTCCACGCCCAGCGGCTTAAAACGCTCAGCTGTTTTTCGGGTAACTTCATCGCTGTTTATCACATACGGGCAGTGATTACAAGTAAAAAACACCACCAAATATTTCGAGTCCTTAAAACTTTCCAATGAATAGCTGCTTCCGTCGGTAGCCGGAAGATCAAAACCGATTGCCTTTTTTCCTATTTCGAGTGTAAATGCCATAATTCTATCTCCTTTTACTACATAAAGAATTTTGAGTGCAAATTGTTTAATCGGTGGGTACGAAGAATCCGTACTTTGGTACCAGGAATCATTACCCTGGTACTTGCCTTTGGTACCCGCGTACGAAAGATAATTACCGAAGTACGAAAGCCTGGTACTTTGGTACGAAGGCTTCGTACCGAGGTACGGAAGCTTGGTACCGTGGTACAAAGGTCTTGTATCTGGGTACGAAAGGCTGGGACGCGCGTACCAAAGCTTTGTACCATTAAAAATTGTAAAACCCTTACGTTTTTTGATGCAACAAATTATCTTTGAAAAATCATCTTGAAACATTTACAATTTGTGCACAAATGAGCAGCGAACAGGATTTACAACGAATTAAAGATTTGCAGGCCGAACTGGCCGAACACAACTATAAATACTACGTACTGGCGCAACCATCAATCAGCGATTTTGATTTCGATATGAAATTAAAAGAGCTGGAGCGCCTTGAGAAACAATACAATATTAACGACCCGAATTCGCCTACACAGCGCGTTGGGAGCGATTTAAGCTCCGATTTTCAGCAGGTTACACACAAGTACAATATGTTGTCGTTGTCAAACGCCTACTCGCAGGAAGAGCTAAAAGATTTCGACAGCCGTATTCAAAAAATTATAGGGACTGATGATTTTGAATATGTTTGTGAGTTAAAGTTTGATGGCTCATCGATTAGCCTTACCTATGAAAATGGGGAACTGGTGCGCGCCGTTACCCGTGGTGATGGAGTGAAAGGCGACGATGTAACTGCTAATGTGCGCACTATTCAATCGGTACCTTTAAAATTGCGCGGCAACGATTATCCGGATAGTTTTGAGATTCGTGGCGAAATATTAATGCCTTTCGATGTTTTCAATAATTTGAATGCAGAACTGGAAAAAGCAGGCGAGCCTTTGCTGGCCAATCCCAGAAATACCGCTGCCGGAACACTGAAAATGAAAAACTCTTCGATTGTAGCTTCCCGAAAACTGGATGCCTATTTGTATTACGTACTTGGCGAAAATTTGCCGGAAGACGGACATTACGAAAGTTTGCAAAAGGCACGCGAGTGGGGCTTTAAAATCTCAGAACATACTCATCTTTGCAAAAATATTGACGAAGTTTTCGCTTTTATTGAGAAATGGGACACCGAACGATTTTCGCTCCCGGTGGCCACCGATGGTGTTGTAATAAAATTAAACTCACGTCGCCTGCAAAAAAACCTCGGTTTTACCGCCAAGTCGCCGCGCTGGGCCATTGCTTATAAATTTAAAGCAGAAAGTGTTGCCACTATTTTAAAATCGGTTTCTTACCAGGTAGGAAGAACAGGTGCCGTTACGCCGGTGGCTAATCTCGAGCCGGTTCTTATTGCCGGAACCATTGTAAAACGGGCGTCGCTGCACAATGCCGATATTATTAACAACCTGGATCTGCACATCGATGACACGGTTTTTGTGGAAAAAGGTGGTGAGATCATTCCGAAAATTACCGGTGTTGATCCGGCCAAACGACATCCGATGTTTCAGCGGGTGCAGTTTATTGAGTCGTGCCCCGAGTGCGGAACAAAGCTAATTCGAAAAGAAGGTGAAGCCGCTCATTATTGTCCGAATGAAGATGCCTGTCCGCCACAAATAAAAGGTAAAATGGAGCATTTTGTGAGCCGCAAAGCCATGGATATTGACGGAATCGGACAGGAAACGATTGAACTGTTGTACAATGAAGGATTGGCTAAAAATATTACCCAACTCTATCAATTACAAAAGGAGCAGCTCCTGAACCTTGAACGCATGGCGGATAAATCGGCCCAACGAATTCTTGATGGCTTGGAAGCTTCAAAAGAAGTTCCGTTCGAGCGGGTACTTTTTGCGCTGGGAATTCGTTTTGTTGGAGAAACAGTAGCCAAAACGCTGGTAAAAAAGCTGCATACAATTGAAAATATTCAGCAGCAAACCAAAGAACAGTTGGTAGAAATTGATGAAATTGGCGACCGCATTGCGGAAAGTGTTGTGGAGTGGTTTTCGAACGAAGAACATTTACAATTTATCGAAAACCTGAAGGAATACGGACTGCAGTTTGCAATCAGCGAAGACCAGCTGGAAGGACAAACCAACAAACTGGAAGGTTTGAGCATTGTTATTTCGGGGACTTTCGAGCAACATTCGCGCGACGAGCTTAAAAAACTGATTGAGCAAAACGGTGGAAAAAATGTGGGCTCTATCTCGAAAAAAACAAGTTATATGCTTGCCGGAAGTAATGTTGGCCCCAGCAAACTTCAAAAAGTTGAAAAGCTGGGTATTCCAATGATCAGCGAGGAAGATTTTCTAAAAATGATCGAATAGTTTATCATGAACAATGAATCAAATAATTATAGTTGACGCAAAATACGCCGCTTTTAATATGACAAAAACAATTCTTCTTTTATCAATAGCACTTCTCTTATCTGTTGCGACCAATGCTCAGAATATTATCGAGTGGTCGGCTGATTATCAACTTCAAAAAAGCGATTTTCAGGCAGAAGCACCCAATAGCGGACAAATGCAAACCGCCTCGGGAAGTTTTTCGGTGGAGTACGAAACAGGAGGTCTGAACCTGGTAATGAACCGCAACATGAATGAAAATGTATCGTGCCACTTTCAAAAAGACGCTTCTTACATCGACGACGGAACAGAGGAAGCCACAGCACGTTTATTGCGCTACCAGCAACTGATTTTTAACCTGTATGAAATTCAGGCCCGTAATCTGCGCAAAAAGTTTTTTGAAGAACGCAAAACGATGCTAACAAAAGGCCCGTCGGAACTGCACCAGCAAGCGTACGCCGAGCACGCCAAACTGCTTTCGCAAGTAGAAAGCGATACTTTTAACGGTACGCTCGATTCGGAAATTGATAAGTGGATGAAATGGTCGCTGGAAGAGCTCGACAATCTGGGTGATTTTTGCAAAACCTGTAATCCAAAAAAGAAGAAAAGAAAATAAGACATTGCATTATGGGATTGAAAGAAAAATATGCTTACCGAAAACTCCATAAACTGGTGGCCACGCAACAGCGCACACCGGTAATTCCAAATCTTGCTTTACATTCGAAAGTAGGAGTACTCTGGCAACCATCGGAAAAACCGGCGGTGCAGTACCTCCGCGATTATTTTAACCATCACGGGGCTATTTTTCGCGATTACTGTATTTTCGACAGCGATTCAAATCCGGCTGCCGAAGCCAATTCTCTAACTGTGAACGACCTTAACTGGTGGGGAATACCGAAACCCGATAAAGTAAGCGATTTCATCGAAATGGAGCTCGACCTGCTACTGTGTCTGGCTGCCGAAAAAAATTACGCCGTCGTTTATATTACAGCCTTATCGCGTGCTAAATTTAAAATTGGCAGTTCCGAATCCGATAATTCATACTTTGATTTGAATATTAAGCTTGACCAAAATAAGGATGCAATGTTTCTGGCCGAGCAACAAATTTTCTATCTTGCGCAGCTAAACAACAGAACAGATTCATGAGCCGATATTTCACAGGCGCGGGAGTAGCGCTAATTACTCCGTTTACAGCTAACGATCAGGTTGATTACAAAGCACTTGAAACCATAATCGACAACCAGGTAAAAGGTGGCATGGACTATTTGGTAGCTCTTGGCACCACTGCCGAAACCGCCACACTGAGCAACGACGAAAAAGCACATGTGGTTGAACTGGTAAAGGAAAAAGCCAATGGTTTGCCGGTTGTTGTTGGAATGGGCGGAAATGATACCCGTACCATGTGCAACCAGATCGACAAGTTTAATTTTGAAGGTATCGATGGAATTCTGGTTGTTACACCATACTACAACAAACCTTCGCAGGAAGGTATGTACCACCACTACCTTGAAATTGCAAAAGCCAGTCCGGTTCCAATTATTCTTTACAATGTACCATCGCGTACCGGAATAAACCTTGAAGCAACTACTGTAGGACGTTTGGCGGAAGCATCGGATAAAATTGTAGCGGTTAAAGAAGCGTCGGGAGAACACTCGCAAATGACCAAAATCGGGAAATATACTTCTGATGATTTTACCGTAATTTCGGGCGACGACCTGTTGGCTATTACCATTGCTGCCATTGGCGGAAAAGGAGTGATATCAGTTGCTGCCAACGCTTATCCCGAAAAAATCAGCAAAATGATGCACCTGGCGCTTGACAATGACTTTGACGGAGCACGAAAAATACATTTCGAACTGATTGAGATGTTCCAACTGATGTTCCGCGAAGGTAATCCGGGAGGAATTAAAGCGCTGATGAATATTCAGGGAACCATCGAAAATATCCTTCGTTTGCCGTTATACAAAATCAGCGACGGACTTTACGACGAGATAAAACAGCGTCACGAACTGATAATGCGTTAACAGTTTTTAAGCTCACATTTTTGAATCCCCTCGTAATAAATGGTACTTTTGTAGAGCATTATATTATGAAAGCTATGCGATCAGTCTTAGTTATAATTCTACTGTTTTTTGGCCTGCAGGCAGTTGCCCAGCAAGGTTTGCAAATGGATTTTGGCGAAGTTGATTCGAGCGAAGTCCTGATGCATCGCCAGATTGAATATTACAACCTGATTAACGGCGGCATTGATGGCGGTTACCTGATGGATGACCTACAGCTTCCGGCATTCAACATGAACCAGTTTTACCAAAGTCGCTACACGCTGGCCCTGGCAGCATTTCCTCAGTTAAATTATACCGGTTTATCATTTCATGGTTCCGATATTGTTTCACCCTATTACTACAACGCTGAAATGCTAAGTTCTGCAGCATTCGAATTGGGCGACAAATTTGTGATTGGCGGTTACAGTTACGGGGCGAACTTAATTAATTCCGCACCACTTCCCAATCAGAATTCAAGCTATTTTGATGCCTACGGTTCTACCATGTTTATGCAATACAAGGTGTCAAAGAAATTCAAAATCGAAACCAGCATCAGCATTCAACAAAACCGACAGGGACCACCGGGATTTTAGCCTTGCTTCCTCCACGCAAAATCTTATCTTTAAAAACTGAACTTTAAACTCAGATCACATTCATGCTTACAGTTTACAAAGCTTCTGCCGGATCGGGAAAAACCTTTCAACTGGTTGTTGAGTACCTCAAAATTATCCTGAACAATCCGTACAATTACAAACACATTCTGGCAGTAACTTTTACCAACAAGGCCACCAACGAAATGAAAAGAAGGATTCTCGAGCAGCTGCATTTGCTGGCCATTGAGAAAGACTCGCCATATATAGAACCACTGCAGAAAGACAATAATTACACTGAGCAATTTATTAGGCAACGGGCGAAAGAGGTGCTAAAAAATATACTGCACGACTACAATCGCTTTTCCATAAACACCATCGATTCGTTTACGCAAAAAGTAATCAAATCCTTTAACCGCGAACTGGGAATTTCACCAAATTTTACGGTAGAACTCGATAATGACCTTCTTTTACAGGAAGCTTCCGACCGCTTGCTGGCCCGAATAAACGATGATAAAGACCTGTTAAAATGGTTGCGCGACTATAGTAAAGAAAAAATTGAATCCAACCGCAGCCAACGTATCGACGACGACATACAAAACCTGGGAAAAGAGCTTTTTAAAGAATCGTTCCAGGTATTTTTTCCTGATGAAGGAGAATCGGTTTATAACCGCAAAAACCTGAATGAGTTTGGGAAAGAACTGCGCCAAATTATACAGAAATTTGAAAAAGGAATAAAAGATAAAGCACAGGCTTTATTTAACGACATTTTTAGCAATGGATTTTCGGTTGATGATTTCTCGTATAAAAAATCGGGAGTTGCCGGCTACATTCAATCGCTTGCAAATGGCGAAATAAAAGAACCCGGATCCCGTGTTCTTACAGCATGCGAAGACGCTGAAAAATGGTATTCAGCAAAACACAAACAAGCGGCAGAAATCCATAACCTGGTTGACACAAAACTACAACCGGGACTAATCGGCCTGGTAGAGTTTTTTACTTCCAATACAACAAGGTATAACACGGCTCAGGCTGCACTTCGGCAATTACGAATGTTGGGAATTCTTAGCGACCTGAAAGAGGAAATAAAACAAATTCAGCAGGAAAAAGGGGCCTTGCAACTTTCCGATTCAAACCTTTTGCTAAGTAAAATTATTGGGCAAAGCGATTCGCCTTTTGTATACGAAAAAATTGGGAATTACTACAAATATTTTATGCTCGATGAGTTTCAGGACACCTCGGGTCTGCAGTGGAAAAACTTTAGGCCGCTGCTTGAAAACTCGTTGGCCGAAGGAAATGCCAACCTGATTGTGGGCGATGTAAAGCAATCCATTTACCGCTGGCGTAACAGCGATTGGAGCATTTTGGCCGAGCAGCTGGATGCCCAGTTTTCACCCCAACAAAAACAGGATTTTACATTGGAGAAGAACTGGCGAAGCGACAAAAATATTATTGCTTTTAACAATGCTATTTTTGGCGAACTAAAAACTGCTTTTGCAGATTACCTGATTGGTTCGCTTGAAAACCGGGAGGCTTACATTCAAAAGTTCGATCATATCTATTCGTCGTACCAACAGGAAGCCGGAAAGACAAATGCCGAAGCAACAGGTTTCACACAAATCAACTTTCTTCCGGAAGATGATTTTGAAAAAACAGCTACCGAACAATTGGTTGAGCAGGTAAAATACCTGCAGGATCAGGGAATTAAAGCCAAAGACATTGCTATTTTAATTCGCAAAAACAAAGAGGGCGGCCCGATTATTGAAGCTTTTTTAGCGGCTGCAAAACTCGAAGAGAATAAAAAGTATAACCTTTCGGTACTGTCAAACGAATCGTTGTTTTTGCATGCCTCAAAAGCCGTTCTGGTTGTGATAAGTGCCATCGAACTGCTGATCGATCCGGAAAATAAAATTACGCAAGCGACCTTGCTACATCTGTGGCAAAGCTGGCTAAAACCCGGATTAAAAACGATGGGCATTCCGGTTCAATCAAACAACGGACAAAGCCTGCTAGATTTTAACGATTACTCCGACTGGCACCTTCAGCCCGGTTTTGACGAAGAATTTAATGCGGAATTAACCGGCAAACTCGAACAAGTAAAACGAAAGGTTTTACTCACCTCGCTGGATGAAACTATCACACATATTTGTTCGCTTTTTGGCTTGTTCAATTTTCAATCGGAATTGCCATTTCTGCAAACACTAATTGATAAAGCAGGTGAATTAAAAATATCCTTATCAAACGATTTGTCGAACCTGTTGTACTGGTGGAATGAAAAAGGCAGCAACACATCGGTAAATGTTAACGAAGAGATTAGTTCGATTCGCTTAATGACCGTGCACAAATCAAAAGGACTGGAGTTTAAAGCTGTTCTGCTCCCCTTCCTCGACTGGAAAACCAGCTGGAGCGGAACAACAGCACCGTTACTTTGGTGCAAACCAATTTCTGAGCCATTTAATAAATTTCCTTTACTACCCATTCAGGCTGGCAAACACATGGAAACATCGGAATTTGCACCCATGTATTTCGAGGAAAAAATGAATTATTATATCGACACGCTCAACCTGGTTTATGTAGCTTTTACGCGTGCAGCATCGGTGCTGATCGCCAATTGCCCCATGCCAAAAGAGAGCAGAAATAATTCGGGTTCGGGCAAGCCAATTCATTATTTATTGCATAAAGCGTTGACAAACCAAAGTAAACAGGAAGAGTTTGCCGATTGTTTTAACGAAGAACAAGATCGATTTGAATTTGGCAAAATTGATTTACAACAACAGGATGATGACGACCAGAAAGCCATTCTGATTAAACAATACAACTTTAACGACATTTCGGATAAGGTTAGTTTACGATTGAATGGCGAAGATTTTTTAATGGAGAACGAGCAACAACACTCGGTTAAAAATACGGGAAAAATCATTCACGACATTTTATCTGAAATTGTTTTGGCCGAAGATGCCAATGCTGCTTGTTTACAGGCGCTACACGATGGTAAAGTGTCAAGAGAAGAGTTTGATGAAATTCAAACAAGCATACAAAACAACCTTCAGATACCTGAAGTTAAAATGTGGTTTGATGGTAGTTACGAAGTGCTGAACGAACGCGACCTGCTGACTTCGGACAAATTGCTACGCCCCGACCGGATAATGTTCTCTGGCGACGAAGCGATTGTTGTTGACTATAAAACCGGCGAGCGACAAGACAAGTACCTTTACCAGGTAAAAGAATACGCGAAAGTTTTACAAAACTCCGGTTTTTCGAAGGTAACTGGCTTTTTGTGGTATCTGCACACTGGCGAGTTAGAAAAAGTATGTGAGTTAAAATAATTGCCGTTTTTTACTCACTCCGAACAATAAAATACATTTTGGTGTTTATACTTTCAAACAATCTATAAAACAATTATGGATAGAAAAGAATTCATCAAAAAGTTTGCTTATGGTGGCAGCATTCTGTTAACTGCGCCTGTAATTTTAAGTGCCTGTTCAAGCGACGATGACGATTTTGTTCCGAACGATCCGAATGAACCCGATACTGATTTAACCATTGACCTAAGCAGTTCAACTTATTCGGATTTAGGAACCATTGGTGGTTTTGTTTACGAAGGAAATATTATGATTTTCCGAACCGGAGAAAGTACCTATCTGGCGATTTCAAAAATATGTACACACCAGGGATGTACTGTAGCCTATAATCATACCAGTGGCGATGTGCTCTGCCCTTGTCATTCATCGCGTTTTACAACCGCCGGAGCTGTTGTTAGCGGACCTGCAACTGCGAGTTTAAAAACATATAGTGTGCAGAAAAACGGTGATATTCTTACAATTAGTTAAAGCTTTTTTAGTTACTCTCAATCACTTGTCCCTGCTCGCGATAAAGATCAACTTTTCCATCGAGTAGAACGGCAATTACTGTAACCTGCTCGTCCAACACTTTTTCGGGAACATCAATATATACAATTCCCGGAACAGCGCTCCAATATTGTTTCATTTTTACATCCCAGTTCAACTTGGTACCGTTGCCAACCACCCACATCCGGTTGATTTTATTTCTAATTCCTTTCAGCACCAACGAACCATTTGGTTTGTGCGGCACAAATAAATAAAGAATATCACCGGTTTTGTTCAGTGCGGTTGGTCCGTAATAATGTTCGTATGGAATTCCGGCCTGTGTTCCGTATATCGCTTCAGCATGTTTGTTGGTCCAGCAGCCCAGTTCTTTCAGAATAGTTACTTGCTCTTCCGGGATGGTGCCGTCGGCTTTAGGGCCAATATCCAACAACAAATTACCCCCTTTATTTATACAATCT
It contains:
- a CDS encoding Rieske (2Fe-2S) protein yields the protein MDRKEFIKKFAYGGSILLTAPVILSACSSDDDDFVPNDPNEPDTDLTIDLSSSTYSDLGTIGGFVYEGNIMIFRTGESTYLAISKICTHQGCTVAYNHTSGDVLCPCHSSRFTTAGAVVSGPATASLKTYSVQKNGDILTIS
- a CDS encoding UvrD-helicase domain-containing protein, yielding MLTVYKASAGSGKTFQLVVEYLKIILNNPYNYKHILAVTFTNKATNEMKRRILEQLHLLAIEKDSPYIEPLQKDNNYTEQFIRQRAKEVLKNILHDYNRFSINTIDSFTQKVIKSFNRELGISPNFTVELDNDLLLQEASDRLLARINDDKDLLKWLRDYSKEKIESNRSQRIDDDIQNLGKELFKESFQVFFPDEGESVYNRKNLNEFGKELRQIIQKFEKGIKDKAQALFNDIFSNGFSVDDFSYKKSGVAGYIQSLANGEIKEPGSRVLTACEDAEKWYSAKHKQAAEIHNLVDTKLQPGLIGLVEFFTSNTTRYNTAQAALRQLRMLGILSDLKEEIKQIQQEKGALQLSDSNLLLSKIIGQSDSPFVYEKIGNYYKYFMLDEFQDTSGLQWKNFRPLLENSLAEGNANLIVGDVKQSIYRWRNSDWSILAEQLDAQFSPQQKQDFTLEKNWRSDKNIIAFNNAIFGELKTAFADYLIGSLENREAYIQKFDHIYSSYQQEAGKTNAEATGFTQINFLPEDDFEKTATEQLVEQVKYLQDQGIKAKDIAILIRKNKEGGPIIEAFLAAAKLEENKKYNLSVLSNESLFLHASKAVLVVISAIELLIDPENKITQATLLHLWQSWLKPGLKTMGIPVQSNNGQSLLDFNDYSDWHLQPGFDEEFNAELTGKLEQVKRKVLLTSLDETITHICSLFGLFNFQSELPFLQTLIDKAGELKISLSNDLSNLLYWWNEKGSNTSVNVNEEISSIRLMTVHKSKGLEFKAVLLPFLDWKTSWSGTTAPLLWCKPISEPFNKFPLLPIQAGKHMETSEFAPMYFEEKMNYYIDTLNLVYVAFTRAASVLIANCPMPKESRNNSGSGKPIHYLLHKALTNQSKQEEFADCFNEEQDRFEFGKIDLQQQDDDDQKAILIKQYNFNDISDKVSLRLNGEDFLMENEQQHSVKNTGKIIHDILSEIVLAEDANAACLQALHDGKVSREEFDEIQTSIQNNLQIPEVKMWFDGSYEVLNERDLLTSDKLLRPDRIMFSGDEAIVVDYKTGERQDKYLYQVKEYAKVLQNSGFSKVTGFLWYLHTGELEKVCELK